The genomic stretch TGCTTAGGTTTGTACCACATGGGTAACAAGCCCGGCATAGCCCCCAAACTCCGCCTTACCCACAATGTATACATCAGCTTCGGCGCCCCCTACTCTAAAAACCCGAAGCTCCTGTAGGTTTCTTTTGAGGGTTTCTACCAATCGCTGAAACTGTCGGGCAACCTTGGTTTCTTTAGCATCATACCAACTTTCTTCTGCCACCGAGTTTTTTAAAAACGCATCCAGTTTCAACTCTTTTACAATAGCATCTGGTGCTTCATTTGCCAGGGTTAGTACCTTGTTAGCAGTGAGTTCTTCTTTAAAATCCCAGTAAAAAGACTCAAACGGATAATCAGATTCGCTCATAAACATGAGTCCATCAGATGCCCGATCTAAAGTTTTTAATAAATTTTCTTGTTCATCTGTTGCCATATATCACATAATTTTAGCCTATGGCTGATTTTGCAAAAAGCCGTCCAAAAATACCTTGAGTCAGGGTTCAAAGTACTGAATGACTCGTCGAATGACCTCTTGTTGCTGGAGGAGGGGCAACTCATAAAAAAAAGGCAGCCTAAGCAAGCAATCGGCGTACTTGTCGCTTTGGGGCAAACACCTACCATCGTGTTGCGCCTGATAAAATGGTGATTGGTGCAACGACAAATAGTGAAAAACTGCCTGTATCCCAAATGTTCGTAGGTAATCAATCAATTGGTTTCGTTCAGCGTTACTTTTACAAATTATATAAAAAATGTGGGCATTAGGTTGGGCATAGTCAGGTATTTGTGGCAAGTCGGCATGCCCTTTTTGTGCTAATACCGCCAAACCTTGCTGATAACGTTGCCATATACCCTGGCGTTGGGTTTGAATGTCAGACAGACGCTCTAGTTGGGCATATAAAAAAGCAGCACTGGTATCGGGAGGTAAAAATGATCCTCCTATATCTACCCACTCATATTGGCTCACTTCGCCCCGAAAAAATGCTGCCCGGTTGGTTCCTTTGCGACTGATTATTTCGGCTCGTTTTGTAAAGCGATCATCGTTGATCACCAACATGCCTCCTTCACCACAAATAATATTTTTGGTTTCGTGAAAAGAAAAAGCCGCCAAATGTCCAAAGCTACCCAAAGGTTTACCGGCATAAAAACTATGAATTGCCTGGGCAGCATCTTCTATTACAAATACTTGATGTTTGTTTGCCAAAGCCATGACCGCCTCCATGTGGCAGGCCACCCCCGCATAATGTACCACTACTATAGCCTTGGTTCGGGGGGTAATCAAGTCCTCTAACTGGGTAACATCTACATTGGGGTGAGCAGGGGTACTATCAGCAAAAACTACC from Microscilla marina ATCC 23134 encodes the following:
- the rffA gene encoding dTDP-4-amino-4,6-dideoxygalactose transaminase, whose product is MQIPFNKPYFTGKETTYIKAAVDQMVIASDGKFTKKCQSFFEQHYGFGKCLLTTSCTSALELAALLLDIAPGDEVIVPAYTFVSTANAFVRRGARVVFADSTPAHPNVDVTQLEDLITPRTKAIVVVHYAGVACHMEAVMALANKHQVFVIEDAAQAIHSFYAGKPLGSFGHLAAFSFHETKNIICGEGGMLVINDDRFTKRAEIISRKGTNRAAFFRGEVSQYEWVDIGGSFLPPDTSAAFLYAQLERLSDIQTQRQGIWQRYQQGLAVLAQKGHADLPQIPDYAQPNAHIFYIICKSNAERNQLIDYLRTFGIQAVFHYLSLHQSPFYQAQHDGRCLPQSDKYADCLLRLPFFYELPLLQQQEVIRRVIQYFEP
- a CDS encoding nuclease A inhibitor family protein, whose protein sequence is MATDEQENLLKTLDRASDGLMFMSESDYPFESFYWDFKEELTANKVLTLANEAPDAIVKELKLDAFLKNSVAEESWYDAKETKVARQFQRLVETLKRNLQELRVFRVGGAEADVYIVGKAEFGGYAGLVTHVVQT